From a single Solenopsis invicta isolate M01_SB chromosome 4, UNIL_Sinv_3.0, whole genome shotgun sequence genomic region:
- the LOC120357553 gene encoding methionine aminopeptidase 1D, mitochondrial-like translates to MRHWKPLQEGDILNVNITVYLNGYHDDCSVMFQCFGEVHFEGKRLVIITELCLKSAIEICKSNEYFCNIGNVIEETTNKHNLNVIPALLGRGIGTYFHGAPDIYHFANDFSDKIKPDMTFTIEPALSQGTTQIEILEDG, encoded by the exons ATGAGACATTGGAAGCCTTTGCAAGAAGGTGATATACTCAATGTTAATATAACA gTTTATCTTAATGGCTATCACGACGATTGCTCAGTCATGTTTCAATGTTTTGGTGAGGTACATTTTGAAGGCAAACGATTGGTAATAATCACAGAATTGTGTTTAAAGTCAGCTATTGAAATATGCAAATCAAAtgaatatttctgcaatattg GTAATGTAATAGAAGAGACAACAAATAAACACAATTTGAATGTAATACCTGCACTTTTGGGTCGTGGTATCGGAACTTACTTTCATGGTGCTCCAGACATTTATCACTTCG caaatgatttttctgacaaaataaaACCAGATATGACATTTACTATTGAACCAGCTTTAAGTCAAGGAACAACGCAGATTGAAATTCTGGAAGATGGATAG